CGGGGTCGTTCCCCGGCTGGCGGTTCCTGACGTGCCAGGAGATGGCTCTCACCAAAGGGGATTACCACGACCTGCTCGCTCGGAGCCGGGTGGTGTTCTCGTGCAGCCTGCAGGAGACCCTGGGCATCGGCTGCTATGAGGGGATGCTGGCGGGGGCAGTGCCGATGGTGCCGGATCGTCTCAGCTACCGCGAGATGTACCCCGAGGAGTTCCGGTACCCCGCGGAGTGGACAGCCAGCTGGGCGGCGTACCAGCGGCACAAGCCGGCATTGGTGGCGCATCTCTCGGCCGTGCTGGATCGCGTGGTCAGCGGTGGGTACAGCCTGACAGCATGCGAGCAGCAACTCTCGCGTTTCTTCTCCGGAGAAGCCCTCTACGATCGCGTGCTCGCCGCGTGAGATCGAGACGGATACCAACGTGCTCCTTCGACGGCACGGTCGCCGACCGTGCCGTCGATCCATTTGGAAGGCAGGCATGATAGGGTAGGGTGGCAAGAAGGCCGCGCTGGATCGAAGGAGCGGAACTCCAGGCCCTATGAAAGCCCATGGTGACAGCAGCCTCGTCTTCGGTGAGACGCCGGACGGTGCCATCGTCCACATCACTGAGGTCGCCTCTGGGCTGGCCTGCGGATGTCGGTGTCCCGGCTGTGGCGCACCTTTGGTTGCTCGCCGGGGCGAACACCTCGATCACCATTTCGGCCACTACGGCTGGGCAGACGGCAGTGGCTGCGCGACCGGGCCCGAGACAGCCCTTCATAAATTCGCTAAGGCATGTCTCGCTCGACGTTTGGAGCTGGTCCTGCCCGGCTGGCAGGAGACGGAAGGCGCAGGTGGCAAGGGCTACCCCGGTGGAGCCCTTCGTCTCGATGAAGTGGCCTTGGAGCACCGGCTGAGCGGCATCGTTCCGGACGTGATCGCTCGCCGAGGTGGCCGCGACCTGCTGGTGGAGTTTCGCGTCACACACCCCTGCGATGCGACCAAAATCGCGAAGTTCGTCAAGCTGAACGTGGCGGCGGTTGAGATTGACCTGTCGTGGGCCCCGCGAGATGTGAGCCGTAGTGGGTTGGAGGAAGCAATCCTCAAAGAGGCACCGCGGCGCTGGCTACACAACCCCAGGCTGCTGCTATCCAACGCGCTCCGGCCAGCGAGTGTGGACCTGCTCAAGCCGTCTGCCGCGGTAAATGCTGTGTCGTTGGCTCGAACATACCGCGCAGCTCACGCGGAGGCGCGAACAAGCCGATCGATCACGATGGCGGCTAGTCGCCTCGCCACCGATTTCCCTCAGGCGATCGGCATGGCCGTCCCGGGCATTGGCTGCTTTACGGTCTCGCCCTCCGATTGGCAGGCCGCGATCTTGGAGCAAATGATCGACCGAGCCCTCGCGGGGGGACGACCTGTCATCACCCCGGCAGATGCCCTCCGGCAACTCAAACAGAGAGGTTGGCTTCGGTCGCGCTTCGCACGGCTCACGACGGCTGACGCCCAGGCTTTGAAGCAGGTCGATCCCTCCTTCGCTCTACCCGCAGAGGCCATCAAGGCCTGGATGAGCGCTGCGGCACATGCCGGCATCCTCATACCCGCGGGCGGTGCCGAGCGATGGACCCTTTGGCCTGACGTCATGTCGAGGGTCCGCGACGAACGCCGCAACCGCTCCGCTATGGGTACTCGATGGCGCGCGTAGCCCGCGCCGGAGAGCTGCTGCCGGCGGCAGCGTCACCGCCGTTGATGTTCCACGACCGCGATGGATAACCACTCGCGCAGCTTCGTGTACCGGCGCTTTGCAGCGCCCCCGCGCACAGCCATGCCGATCGCCTTGCGCTGTCCGATCAGCACCACCAGGCGCTTGCCGCGCGTCACGCCCGTGTAGAGCAGGTTGCGCGCCAGCATGGTCCAGTGCTGCGTGGCGATCGGGATCACCACCGCCGGGTACTCCGATCCCTGGCTCTTGTGGATCGTCGTCGCGTAGGCGGGCACCAGCGTGTCGAGTTCCCCATAGGGATACACCACCTCCCGCCCGTCGAACTCCACCACGAGCGCCCCCTCATCATCGTCGATGCGCAGCACGGCGCCGAGGTCGCCGTTGAACACCTCGCGGTCGTAGTCGTTCTGCGTCTCCATCACCCGATCGCCAGGGGCGAATTTCCAACCGAACCGCTCCACCATGGCAGGCGGATTGGGGTTCAGGACCGCCTGGAGTTCGTGGTTGAGGTTGCGGGCGCCGAGCACGCCACGGTTCATCGGCGTGAGCACCTGGACATCCCGAACGGGATCGAAGCCAAACCGCTTGGGTATACGCCGCGTCACCACCTCGATGAGCTTGGCCACTCCCTCTTCAGGCTCGGCAATCTCGATGAGGTAGAAATCCGTCTGCTCGCCGGCCCCGGCCGGTTGGGGCATCTTCCCAGCGTTGATCCGATGGGCATTCACCACGATCCGGCTCTCGGCGGCCTGCCGAAATACCTCCGTGAGACGTGCCACGGGAATACGCCCGGATGCGATCACATCGGCCAGCACCTGCCCTGGGCCCACCGATGGCAGCTGATCGACATCGCCCACCAGCAGTAGCCCTGACCGTTCCGGAACGGCCTTGAGCAGCGCGTTCATCAGCGGCACGTCCACCATTGACGTTTCATCGATCACCAGCAGGTCGCAATCCAGAGGGGTCTCCTCGTTGCGCGAGAAGCCGCCGTGCTTGGGGTCGATCTCCAGCAGTCGGTGGATGGTCTTGGCCTCCAACCGGGTCTGCTCCGTCATCCGCTTAGCTGCGCGGCCAGTGGGGGCGGCGAGGACCACGCGAACCCCTTTGGCGATGAGAATGCGCAGCACGGTGTCCAGCGTGCTCGTCTTGCCCACACCCGGTCCGCCGGTGATCACCGAGAGCTTGGACGCCAGCATCACGCGCACCGCCTCGGCCTGGGAGGGAGAGAGCACCTTGCCGGTCTTCTGCTCCACCCATGGCCGCGCCTTCTCCAGGTCGATCTGAGGCCAGGGAGCCGATCCCGCGGCTCTCGCGATCAAGCGCTCGGCGATGCTGCGCTCCGCCGCATGCAGGCCCTTCAGGAATACGCAGGGTTCGTCGCCGATCGTGTCGGCGATCACCTCTTCCCCGCGTAGCAACTCTTCGGCGATGGCCGCGCGGATCAGCTGGGGTTCGACCTCCAGCAGCTTCTGAGCCAGCACCGTGAGGCGTTCAGCCGGTAACGCGCAATGCCCTTCATCCATGGCCGTCTGCAAGGCGAAGGAGACACCCGCTCGCAGCCGGGGAGAGGCATCCCGCTGCATGCCGAGCCTCATGGCGATCGCGTCGGCGGTGCGGAAGCCGATGCCGCGTATATCGCGGGCGAGCCGATAGGGGTCCTCGGTCATCACCTGAATGGATTGATGGCCATAGGTCTTGAAGATGCGCACGGCCCTGGCCGTGCCAACACCGTGGGCGTGCAGGAAGATCATGATCTCACGCACGGCCTTCTGCTCGGCCCAGCCCGCGATGATCTTCGCGGCCCTCCAAGGGCCGATGCCGGTGACCTCCTTGAGCCGATCAGG
This is a stretch of genomic DNA from Methylobacterium sp. 17Sr1-1. It encodes these proteins:
- a CDS encoding ATP-dependent RecD-like DNA helicase gives rise to the protein MGPPRQVDRANPVEALAGTVERVTFHSPETGFCVLKVQARGKRDLVPVIGHAPAIGAGEWITATGVWISDRTHGLQFKAETLKATPPTGAAGIEKYLASGHMRGIGPAMAKRIVAVFGENTFEIIEAEPDRLKEVTGIGPWRAAKIIAGWAEQKAVREIMIFLHAHGVGTARAVRIFKTYGHQSIQVMTEDPYRLARDIRGIGFRTADAIAMRLGMQRDASPRLRAGVSFALQTAMDEGHCALPAERLTVLAQKLLEVEPQLIRAAIAEELLRGEEVIADTIGDEPCVFLKGLHAAERSIAERLIARAAGSAPWPQIDLEKARPWVEQKTGKVLSPSQAEAVRVMLASKLSVITGGPGVGKTSTLDTVLRILIAKGVRVVLAAPTGRAAKRMTEQTRLEAKTIHRLLEIDPKHGGFSRNEETPLDCDLLVIDETSMVDVPLMNALLKAVPERSGLLLVGDVDQLPSVGPGQVLADVIASGRIPVARLTEVFRQAAESRIVVNAHRINAGKMPQPAGAGEQTDFYLIEIAEPEEGVAKLIEVVTRRIPKRFGFDPVRDVQVLTPMNRGVLGARNLNHELQAVLNPNPPAMVERFGWKFAPGDRVMETQNDYDREVFNGDLGAVLRIDDDEGALVVEFDGREVVYPYGELDTLVPAYATTIHKSQGSEYPAVVIPIATQHWTMLARNLLYTGVTRGKRLVVLIGQRKAIGMAVRGGAAKRRYTKLREWLSIAVVEHQRR